From one Saccharomyces cerevisiae S288C chromosome XVI, complete sequence genomic stretch:
- the SUA7 gene encoding transcription factor SUA7 (Transcription factor TFIIB; a general transcription factor required for transcription initiation and start site selection by RNA polymerase II) — MMTRESIDKRAGRRGPNLNIVLTCPECKVYPPKIVERFSEGDVVCALCGLVLSDKLVDTRSEWRTFSNDDHNGDDPSRVGEASNPLLDGNNLSTRIGKGETTDMRFTKELNKAQGKNVMDKKDNEVQAAFAKITMLCDAAELPKIVKDCAKEAYKLCHDEKTLKGKSMESIMAASILIGCRRAEVARTFKEIQSLIHVKTKEFGKTLNIMKNILRGKSEDGFLKIDTDNMSGAQNLTYIPRFCSHLGLPMQVTTSAEYTAKKCKEIKEIAGKSPITIAVVSIYLNILLFQIPITAAKVGQTLQVTEGTIKSGYKILYEHRDKLVDPQLIANGVVSLDNLPGVEKK; from the coding sequence ATGATGACTAGGGAGAGCATAGATAAAAGAGCAGGAAGAAGGGGTCCTAATCTGAATATTGTGCTGACGTGTCCGGAGTGCAAAGTCTACCCACCAAAAATCGTTGAAAGATTTAGTGAAGGGGATGTTGTATGTGCTCTATGTGGTCTAGTACTATCAGATAAACTGGTTGACACCAGGTCGGAGTGGAGAACGTTTTCAAATGATGATCACAACGGTGATGACCCAAGTCGTGTTGGTGAGGCTTCAAATCCTCTTTTAGATGGGAATAACCTATCTACAAGGATCGGAAAGGGTGAAACCACGGATATGAGATTCACCAAAGAACTGAATAAGGcacaaggaaaaaatgtGATGGATAAAAAGGATAATGAAGTACAAGCTGCATTTGCTAAGATTACCATGCTATGTGATGCTGCTGAATTACCGAAGATTGTGAAAGATTGTGCCAAGGAAGCATATAAACTTTGCCACGatgaaaaaactttgaagGGGAAATCAATGGAGAGTATAATGGCTGCATCCATACTGATTGGTTGCAGACGTGCTGAAGTGGCAAGGACTTTTAAAGAAATCCAGTCATTAATCCATGTCAAAACTAAAGAGTTTGGTAAAACTTTAAACATAATGAAGAACATTTTAAGAGGCAAGAGCGAAGATGGTTTCTTGAAGATTGATACCGATAATATGAGTGGTGCACAAAACCTAACTTATATACCCAGGTTTTGTTCGCATCTGGGCTTACCGATGCAAGTCACTACTTCTGCTGAATATACCGCAAAGAAATGTAAAGAGATCAAAGAAATTGCAGGTAAATCCCCTATTACTATCGCTGTTGTTTCCATCTATCTAAACATCCTGCTCTTTCAGATCCCTATTACCGCAGCGAAAGTGGGCCAAACCTTGCAAGTTACTGAAGGTACCATCAAATCTGGTTACAAGATACTTTATGAGCATAGAGACAAGCTTGTGGATCCGCAGCTTATTGCTAATGGTGTAGTGTCTTTGGATAACTTACCGGGcgttgaaaagaaataa
- the GRS2 gene encoding putative glycine--tRNA ligase (Glycine-tRNA synthetase, not expressed under normal growth conditions; expression is induced under heat, oxidative, pH, or ethanol stress conditions; more stable than the major glycine-tRNA synthetase Grs1p at 37 deg C; GRS2 has a paralog, GRS1, that arose from the whole genome duplication): MPLMSNSERDKLESTLRRRFFYTPSFEIYGGVSGLFDLGPPGCQLQNNLIRLWREHFIMEENMLQVDGPMLTPYDVLKTSGHVDKFTDWMCRNPKTGEYYRADHLIEQTLKKRLLDKDVNPQDMKNMEKILTTIDGFSGPELNLVMQEYNINDPVTNDVLDALTSFNLMFETKIGASGQLKAFLRPETAQGQFLNFNKLLEINQGKIPFASASIGKSFRNEISPRSGLLRVREFLMAEIEHFVDPLNKSHAKFNEVLNEEIPLLSRRLQESGEVQLPVKMTIGEAVNSGMVENETLGYFMARVHQFLLNIGINKDKFRFRQHLKNEMAHYATDCWDGEILTSYGWIECVGCADRAAFDLTVHSKKTGRSLTVKQKLDTPKERTEWVVEVNKKFFGSKFKQKAKLIESVLSKFSQDELIRRHEELEKNGEFTCQVNGQIVKLDSSLVTIKMKTTLQHIREYIPNVIEPSFGLGRIIYCIFDHCFQVRVDSESRGFFSFPLQIAPIKVFVTTISNNDGFPAILKRISQALRKREIYFKIDDSNTSIGKKYARNDELGTPFGITIDFETIKDQTVTLRERNSMRQVRGTITDVISTIDKMLHNPDESDWDKSTFGLSPVKI; the protein is encoded by the coding sequence ATGCCGTTAATGTCCAATTCGGAAAGAGATAAATTGGAAAGTACATTGAGGAGAAGGTTTTTCTACACACCCTCGTTTGAGATATATGGTGGTGTGTCAGGTTTATTTGATTTAGGGCCTCCGGGTTGTCAGTTGCAAAATAACTTGATTCGACTGTGGCGAGAACATTTTATTATGGAAGAAAACATGCTTCAGGTTGATGGGCCAATGCTAACTCCTTACGATGTGTTGAAGACTTCTGGGCATGTAGACAAATTTACTGATTGGATGTGCCGAAATCCTAAGACTGGGGAATACTACAGAGCAGACCATTTGATTGAACAGACGTTGAAAAAACGGCTGTTGGACAAGGATGTCAATCCACAGgatatgaaaaatatggagAAAATATTGACCACGATTGACGGGTTTTCGGGTCCTGAGTTGAATCTCGTCATGCAGGAATATAACATTAATGATCCAGTCACTAACGATGTTTTAGACGCACTAACTTCCTTTAATTTGATGTTCGAAACTAAAATTGGAGCCTCAGGACAATTGAAGGCCTTTCTAAGGCCAGAGACTGCACAAGGACAATTTCTcaatttcaacaaattaTTGGAAATCAACCAAGGGAAAATTCCGTTTgcttcagcttccattGGTAAGTCATTCAGAAACGAAATTTCCCCCAGAAGTGGGCTTTTAAGGGTAAGAGAGTTTTTAATGGCAGAAATTGAGCACTTTGTTGATCCGTTGAATAAGTCACATGCAAAATTCAATGAAGTGTTAAATGAGGAGATTCCACTACTATCACGCAGATTACAGGAAAGTGGTGAAGTCCAACTGCCTGTGAAAATGACTATAGGAGAGGCAGTGAATTCTGGAATGgtagaaaatgaaacattGGGATATTTTATGGCAAGagttcatcaatttttgttgaatATTGGGATCAACAAGGACAAATTCAGATTTCGCCAGCATTTGAAGAATGAAATGGCACACTATGCCACAGATTGTTGGGACGGTGAAATTTTAACATCGTATGGTTGGATTGAATGTGTCGGTTGTGCTGACAGGGCGGCTTTTGATTTAACTGTACACTCCAAGAAAACGGGAAGAAGTCTGACGGTAAAGCAAAAGCTAGATAcaccaaaagaaagaacCGAGTGGGTTGTGGAAGTGaataagaaatttttcGGATCGAAGTTCAAACAGAAAGCAAAATTAATCGAATCTGTTTTGTCAAAATTTTCCCAGGATGAATTGATTAGGAGGCATGAAGAACTGGAAAAGAACGGTGAATTTACCTGTCAAGTAAATGGCCAGATCGTAAAACTAGATAGCAGTTTGGTTACTATCAAAATGAAGACAACTTTGCAACATATACGAGAGTACATTCCTAATGTCATTGAGCCCTCGTTCGGTTTAGGTCGTATCATATACTGCATCTTCGACCATTGTTTCCAAGTTCGAGTGGATAGTGAGTCAAGAGgcttcttctcttttccaTTACAGATAGCGCCGATCAAAGTATTTGTTACGACAATATCGAATAACGATGGCTTCCCCGCTATACTTAAGAGGATCTCGCAGGCTTTACGTAAAAGAGAGATATACTTTAAAATTGACGATTCCAATACTTCAATTGGTAAAAAATACGCCCGTAACGATGAATTGGGAACACCATTTGGTATCACCATAGATTTCGAAACTATAAAAGACCAAACGGTGACGTtaagagaaagaaattctATGAGGCAAGTAAGAGGCACTATTACTGATGTGATTTCGACCATTGACAAAATGCTTCACAACCCTGATGAATCGGACTGGGATAAATCAACATTTGGACTGTCGCCTGTTAAGATATAA
- the DIB1 gene encoding U4/U6-U5 snRNP complex subunit DIB1 (17-kDa component of the U4/U6aU5 tri-snRNP; plays an essential role in pre-mRNA splicing; human ortholog TXNL4A (the human U5-specific 15-kDa protein) complements yeast dib1 null mutant) codes for MASVLLPQLRTGWHVDQAIVTETKRLVVIRFGRKNDRQCMIMDELLSSIAERVRNFAVIYLCDIDEVSDFDEMYELTDPMTVMFFYHNKHMMCDFGTGNNNKLNFIVDDKQEMIDILETIFRGARKNKGLVVSPYDYNHKRVS; via the coding sequence ATGGCTAGTGTTTTGTTGCCTCAATTGCGTACGGGATGGCATGTGGATCAGGCTATTGTTACCGAGACTAAACGACTTGTTGTCATTCGTTTTGGTCGCAAAAATGATAGACAATGTATGATCATGGACGAGTTGTTATCTTCGATTGCTGAAAGAGTAAGGAACTTTGCAgttatttatttatgtGATATAGATGAAGTTTCAGATTTTGATGAGATGTACGAGCTGACGGATCCCATGACAGTAATGTTTTTCTACCACAATAAGCACATGATGTGTGATTTTGGTACAGGGAACAACAACAAGTTGAACTTTATTGTAGACGACAAACAAGAAATGATTGACATATTAGAAACTATATTCAGAGGTGCCAGGAAGAACAAAGGGCTGGTGGTCTCTCCATACGATTATAATCATAAGCGTGTTTCATAA
- a CDS encoding uncharacterized protein (hypothetical protein) — MSEKASEERPIRLAVLGGTSTGKTSLVSRLTVNIVHEVHYPTRNQTNWLFGFVPSSILARAILDEQAHERLCLRSPSSQTLEPIFPSPQVSKNVLLSPLVFQASTDNFQSVRLHNKSHSRRSLSLDKSDSPLYQTFSNDINSQSVPKIKADQLNVIEHFKLPLNYIPPTYAPIQIDIIDTPGFSPDNVVPFLEVSLFRNLGKSILHGLADEPRRPVSTTSLLVASGASELNGKVDGYILVYSAVPELNHIGGPPEYGDDVMNTDTENVSDGGFELLKVIRNCILDAWTEFRNYEKRWEEGKEDDIYSLVYSLRHLWSKNSKEKSAKIEQLRSYNTKLKSIELDPSSPDSPPPCIIVCSHVNHELASPMLIEMGRQLATKWKYGFVGIDSMDDLNVDVAVSLLIKEISEKMKLLVSNSNGSSSSGNSSSIYNSHLMNDKKKNNNAGLNKNMLKKIIK; from the coding sequence ATGTCAGAGAAGGCTTCTGAAGAGAGACCCATACGGCTGGCCGTTCTGGGGGGCACTTCTACCGGAAAGACCTCCCTGGTATCTAGGCTTACTGTTAATATCGTCCACGAGGTTCATTATccaacaagaaaccaaacTAACTGGCTTTTCGGCTTTGTTCCGTCATCGATCCTGGCCAGAGCTATATTAGACGAACAAGCTCACGAAAGACTTTGCCTTCGTTCCCCAAGCAGCCAAACCTTAGAGCCTATCTTCCCTTCACCTCAGGTCTCCAAAAATGTACTGCTGTCGCCATTGGTGTTTCAAGCTTCCACTGATAATTTTCAATCAGTGAGGTTACACAACAAAAGCCACTCCAGGAGATCCCTATCTTTGGATAAATCTGATTCTCCGCTGTATCAAACTTTTTCCAATGACATTAACTCTCAAAGTGTTCCTAAAATCAAGGCAGACCAGCTTAACGTTATCGAGCATTTTAAATTGCCCCTGAATTACATTCCACCCACTTATGCACCAATCCAGattgatattattgataCGCCTGGCTTCAGTCCTGATAATGTGGTGCCGTTCTTAGAAGTTTCTCTCTTCCGAAATTTAGGAAAATCAATCCTACATGGACTAGCAGATGAACCAAGACGACCTGTATCTACTACTTCACTATTGGTTGCCTCTGGTGCCTCTGAGTTGAATGGTAAAGTTGACGGTTATATCTTGGTGTATAGCGCAGTCCCTGAATTAAACCATATTGGAGGCCCTCCGGAATATGGAGATGATGTGATGAACACAGATACGGAAAACGTCAGCGATGGTGGATTTGAACTTTTAAAAGTGATTAGAAACTGCATACTAGATGCTTGGACTGAATTTCgaaattatgaaaaaagatggGAGGAAGGCAAAGAGGATGATATTTACTCATTGGTTTACAGCCTGAGACATCTATGGAGTAAAAATAGCAAAGAGAAAAGCGCCAAAATAGAGCAATTGAGATCCTATAATACCAAACTAAAATCCATCGAGTTAGACCCCTCATCTCCCGATTCACCACCACCATGCATTATCGTCTGTTCTCACGTTAATCATGAACTCGCAAGCCCAATGTTGATTGAAATGGGAAGACAACTAGCAACAAAATGGAAATATGGatttgttggaatagaCAGCATGGATGATTTAAATGTCGATGTGGCGGTTAGCTTACTAATAAAGGAAATATCAGAAAAGATGAAGCTACTGGTTTCTAATTCCAATGGAAGTAGTAGTAGTGGTAATTCAAGTTCAATTTACAACTCTCATTTAATGAAtgacaagaagaaaaacaacaatGCCGGCttaaacaaaaatatgttgaagaaaattataaaaTAA
- the MDM36 gene encoding Mdm36p (Mitochondrial protein; required for normal mitochondrial morphology and inheritance; component of the mitochondria-ER-cortex-anchor (MECA); interacts with Num1p to link the ER and mitochondria at the cell cortex; proposed involvement in the formation of Dnm1p and Num1p-containing cortical anchor complexes that promote mitochondrial fission): MDENGTVKPGYELKGLNSGNSRSNMDKDPIVSKFHRAGLNDSADEEDTDINGNRNTSWITSMISEEKRKVEGKSMLNDEEDLHLSKATLNKCDALVKILADIIKLEFVIHQSWYIRSLHKSVLIQFEVETSGGNKNSAGDSGDDDDDNHNGNLDDSFYKDLSLKCIKKCEKSSLALESLSRDIDQIRDFIMSNTIEDNRVDRLLQNSMTLLLECWIYSMKRLRRLRMKIAGIFVRSKLLLIDHELVTIWHFLQEQNEHETVNNENELKLAETIKSYRAFIKIFIQQLEDSESGSPSSSLFEECLHVFLDIESMYNSLNLNWLLNENKALQERLLSPSSTSENDHTNNLPVIDETKEIEDISSFVNSIVDASMLTHDLTPINSSDSDNLSNGEIDRLDGRRLSSSTSDMSLMMQRTSLQKQLPSLLTAFNNARRLEQELQNACKVNDNKHSTKDTDSNIRRNEHAMSSSVSSIISQNSTLASPSPPMSSSFISTAPSQSSSRMSTLPLSPSSSLLESQSQTLKNNMSQWLNQSRSGLNGTKLIPTNHIGFHSNVLNTLYGIGGGPVSKSYKSNQPSSQNT; this comes from the coding sequence ATGGATGAAAACGGTACAGTAAAGCCTGGCTATGAATTAAAGGGACTCAATTCGGGAAATTCGAGGTCAAATATGGATAAGGATCCCATCGTTAGCAAATTTCATAGGGCTGGTCTCAATGATTCTGCAGACGAGGAAGATACTGATATCAATGGTAATCGCAACACTAGCTGGATAACTTCAATGATTAGTGAAGAAAAACGCAAGGTGGAGGGAAAATCTATGCTGAATGATGAGGAAGATTTGCATTTATCCAAAGCTACTTTGAACAAATGCGATGCTCTAGTTAAGATATTAGCGGATATTATCAAGCTAGAGTTTGTTATTCACCAATCATGGTATATCAGATCCCTTCACAAGAGTGTCTTAATTCAATTTGAAGTAGAAACGTCTGGTGGAAATAAGAATAGCGCCGGTGATAGCGgcgacgatgatgatgataatcATAATGGTAATCTGGACGATAGCTTTTATAAAGATTTAAGCTTAAAATGCATCAAAAAATGCGAGAAGTCTTCCCTTGCACTTGAGTCGCTGTCAAGGGACATTGACCAAATTAGAGATTTCATAATGTCCAATACAATAGAAGACAACAGGGTTGACAGGCTTTTGCAGAATTCGATGACCCTGTTATTAGAGTGTTGGATCTACTCTATGAAGAGATTGCGCCGTCTAAGGATGAAGATTGCAGGTATCTTTGTTAGGTCCAAACTTTTGCTTATTGATCATGAATTAGTGACCATATGGCATTTTTTACAGGAGCAAAACGAGCACGAAACGGTTAATAATGAGAACGAACTGAAATTGGCAGAAACAATAAAATCATACAGAGCGTTCATTAAGATATTTATTCAACAATTGGAGGACTCCGAATCGGGATCTCCATCCTCCTCTTTGTTTGAAGAATGTTTACACGTTTTTTTGGATATAGAATCGATGTACAACTCTTTAAACCTGAATTGGCTTTTGAACGAAAACAAAGCATTACAAGAAAGACTACTATCACCATCGTCGACATCGGAGAACGATCATACTAATAACCTTCCCGTTATTGATGAGACAAAGGAAATCGAAGATATCAGCTCATTTGTCAATAGCATTGTGGATGCATCCATGTTGACACATGATTTGACTCCTATTAACTCATCAGATAGCGACAATTTATCAAACGGAGAAATCGATCGTCTAGATGGAAGAAGGTTATCCTCTTCCACGTCAGATATGTCATTGATGATGCAAAGGACTTCTCTGCAGAAACAACTTCCTAGCTTATTAACTGCCTTCAACAACGCAAGAAGACTAGAACAAGAATTGCAAAACGCATGCAAAGTAAACGATAACAAACATAGCACGAAAGATACTGATTCAAATATACGACGGAATGAACATGCTATGTCTTCAAGTGTATCCTCCATCATCTCCCAAAACTCCACATTAGCATCACCGTCTCCTCCGATGTCATCGTCCTTTATATCCACGGCGCCATCACAATCAAGTTCTCGTATGAGTACATTACCACTGTCTccttcctcttcattattggaATCACAATCGCAAACGCTGAAGAACAATATGTCGCAATGGTTGAACCAATCGCGATCTGGCCTCAACGGCACAAAACTTATTCCAACAAACCACATTGGGTTTCACAGCAATGTTCTGAATACTTTGTATGGTATCGGTGGTGGTCCGGTATCGAAATCTTATAAATCCAATCAACCTTCTTCACAAAATACTTGA
- the ASA1 gene encoding Asa1p (Subunit of the TTT complex and regulator of telomere length; subunit of the TTT Hsp90 cochaperone complex that is involved in chromatin remodeling and telomeric chromatin regulation; telomere length regulator involved in the stability or biogenesis of PIKKs such as TORC1), with the protein MRGFSNEIILKRTLTLSDFTLRYHKRGITALQVIKAPSVSNVPVLLSGDNYGYFVMWDLVTKRPITHIEIEGNSHIIAFWWVETTNVLYILSKDSMLRIFELDSSTQLSIDLVRKLSQANKTDHLQWTKIYEMPINTLNFANFIIEAEVKPTKDNKSYRLVCCHTDDSETIDIYQIIEDSTFKLKRPFNNINFPRFLKQQNFLGISKDSKFGIIMRFAKLNDVIFLGYENGFVVGFKITFDEGLQRDIAELVHVSNDHYPNPILDMCVSGDELYSCSTDDFITKYKIPVNLQLETKYLRDDALLIKCPSSLRVSEPSKVHLPLKNIGHIDKVKDDYLVVSSWSGMTIVYNMRTSEVEQTFVKSKNNLVVSDSSMGDLTNGSGSNTESSSKSHNYKVGAMTCLESFDVQSDGLRLGQLRRIKALAKCNWCLIGYEDGTIKLNKI; encoded by the coding sequence ATGAGAGGCTTTAGTAATGAGATAATCCTGAAGAGAACGTTGACTTTATCCGATTTCACCTTACGTTACCATAAAAGGGGCATCACAGCTTTGCAGGTCATCAAAGCACCGTCAGTTTCGAATGTGCCAGTCTTGTTATCCGGTGATAACTACGGTTATTTCGTTATGTGGGACCTGGTGACCAAGAGACCGATTACACATATAGAAATCGAGGGCAACTCGCACATTATAGCGTTTTGGTGGGTGGAAACTACCAATGTGCTGTACATTCTTTCGAAAGACTCCATGCTGCGAATTTTTGAGCTTGATTCATCTACACAACTATCTATAGATTTAGTTAGAAAGCTTAGCCAAGCCAATAAAACGGATCATTTACAATGGACTAAAATCTATGAAATGCCCATAAACACACTGAATTTTGCGAATTTCATCATCGAAGCTGAAGTGAAACCAaccaaagataataaaagtTATAGATTGGTTTGCTGTCATACTGATGATTCGGAAACTATCGATATATATCAGATAATAGAAGACTCCACAtttaaattgaaaagaccattcaataatattaatttcCCCAGATTCTTGAAGCAGCAGAATTTTTTAGGAATTTCGAAAGACTCCAAATTCGGTATCATAATGAGATTTGCTAAATTAAACGATGTCATATTTTTAGGTTATGAAAATGGGTTTGTAGTCGGATTTAAAATTACTTTTGATGAAGGCCTTCAAAGGGACATTGCAGAACTGGTCCATGTTTCTAACGATCATTATCCGAATCCAATACTTGATATGTGTGTTAGCGGGGATGAACTTTATAGTTGTTCAACAGACGATTTCATAACCAAGTACAAAATTCCAGTGAACTTACAACTTGAGACGAAATACCTTAGAGATGATGCGCTTTTGATAAAATGCCCAAGCTCACTGAGAGTCAGTGAGCCATCAAAAGTACATCTTCCCTTGAAGAATATTGGTCATATTGATAAAGTAAAAGACGATTACTTAGTCGTGAGTAGTTGGTCAGGTATGACCATTGTTTATAATATGCGGACTTCAGAAGTGGAGCAAACTTTTGTGAAATCAAAGAACAACCTGGTCGTGAGTGATAGCTCTATGGGAGACCTAACAAACGGTAGCGGCTCAAATACCGAATCCAGCTCGAAATCCCATAACTATAAAGTGGGAGCCATGACATGTTTGGAATCGTTTGATGTGCAGTCAGATGGGTTGAGGTTAGGACAACTTAGACGTATTAAAGCGCTGGCGAAATGTAACTGGTGTTTAATTGGATATGAAGATGGTACCATAAAGctcaataaaatataa
- the SRP54 gene encoding RNA-binding signal recognition particle subunit SRP54 (Signal recognition particle (SRP) subunit (homolog of mammalian SRP54); contains the signal sequence-binding activity of SRP, interacts with the SRP RNA, and mediates binding of SRP to signal receptor; contains GTPase domain) has protein sequence MVLADLGKRINSAVNNAISNTQDDFTTSVDVMLKGIVTALLESDVNIALVSKLRNNIRSQLLSENRSEKSTTNAQTKKLIQKTVFDELCKLVTCEGSEEKAFVPKKRKTNIIMFVGLQGSGKTTSCTKLAVYYSKRGFKVGLVCADTFRAGAFDQLKQNAIRARIPFYGSYTETDPAKVAEEGINKFKKEKFDIIIVDTSGRHHQEEELFQEMIEISNVIKPNQTIMVLDASIGQAAEQQSKAFKESSDFGAIILTKMDGHARGGGAISAVAATNTPIIFIGTGEHIHDLEKFSPKSFISKLLGIGDIESLFEQLQTVSNKEDAKATMENIQKGKFTLLDFKKQMQTIMKMGPLSNIAQMIPGMSNMMNQVGEEETSQKMKKMVYVLDSMTKEELESDGRMFIEEPTRMVRVAKGSGTSVFEVEMILMQQQMMARMAQTATQQQPGAPGANARMPGMPNMPGMPNMPGMPNMPGMPKVTPQMMQQAQQKLKQNPGLMQNMMNMFGGGMGGGMGGGMPDMNEMMKMMQDPQMQQMAKQFGMG, from the coding sequence ATGGTTTTGGCTGATTTGGGGAAGCGGATTAATTCTGCTGTGAATAACGCGATTTCCAATACACAGGATGACTTTACTACATCCGTAGATGTAATGTTAAAGGGCATCGTGACTGCGTTGTTAGAATCGGATGTGAATATTGCCCTGGTTTCTAAGTTACGAAATAATATAAGGTCACAGCTGCTGAGTGAGAACCGTAGTGAGAAGTCCACAACAAACGCACAAACTAAGAAGCTTATTCAGAAAACGGTGTTTGATGAACTGTGTAAGTTGGTCACCTGCGAAGGTAGTGAAGAGAAGGCCTTTGTGCccaagaagagaaagacaAACATCATCATGTTTGTTGGGCTGCAAGGTTCAGGTAAAACTACTTCCTGTACCAAGTTAGCAGTTTACTACTCGAAGAGAGGTTTCAAAGTGGGTTTGGTATGTGCGGATACTTTCCGTGCTGGTGCATTTGACCAATTGAAACAAAACGCTATAAGAGCAAGAATTCCATTTTATGGGTCATATACGGAGACTGACCCTGCCAAAGTTGCAGAAGAAGGTATTAACAAGTTTAAGAAAGAGAAGTTTGATATCATCATCGTTGATACTTCAGGTAGGCAtcatcaagaagaagagttGTTCCAAGAAATGATTGAAATATCCAATGTCATCAAGCCTAATCAAACTATCATGGTTTTAGATGCTTCCATTGGTCAAGCTGCAGAGCAACAATCCAAGGCTTTCAAAGAATCGTCCGATTTTGGTGCCATTATATTAACCAAGATGGACGGCCACGCTAGAGGGGGTGGGGCAATTTCGGCCGTTGCAGCCACAAACACTCCGATTATCTTTATTGGTACAGGTGAGCACATTcatgatttggaaaagtTCTCGCCTAAGTCATTCATATCTAAACTGTTGGGTATTGGTGATATAGAGAGTCTCTTTGAGCAATTACAAACCGTTTCCAACAAGGAAGATGCAAAAGCCACAATGGAAAACATCCAAAAGGGTAAGTTCACCTTGCTAGATTTCAAGAAACAGATGcaaacaataatgaaaatgggTCCATTATCAAATATAGCGCAGATGATTCCTGGTATGAGTAATATGATGAATCAAGTAGGGGAGGAGGAAACCTCtcaaaagatgaagaaaatggttTACGTTTTGGATTCTATGactaaagaagaactaGAATCTGATGGTAGAATGTTCATTGAAGAGCCTACAAGAATGGTTCGTGTAGCTAAAGGTTCAGGTACTTCTGTGTTCGAGGTAGAAATGATATTGATGCAACAGCAGATGATGGCAAGAATGGCACAAACCGCAACCCAGCAACAACCAGGAGCCCCTGGTGCCAATGCTAGGATGCCTGGCATGCCAAACATGCCGGGTATGCCAAACATGCCTGGTATGCCGAATATGCCTGGTATGCCAAAAGTGACTCCACAAATGATGCAGCAGGCACAACAAAAGCTGAAGCAAAATCCAGGTCTAATGCAAAATATGATGAACATGTTTGGTGGCGGAATGGGCGGAGGAATGGGCGGAGGAATGCCTGATATGAACgaaatgatgaaaatgatgcaAGATCCACAAATGCAACAAATGGCAAAACAATTCGGTATGGGCTAA